A region from the Bactrocera dorsalis isolate Fly_Bdor chromosome 1, ASM2337382v1, whole genome shotgun sequence genome encodes:
- the LOC105230770 gene encoding cryptochrome-2 isoform X1 codes for MESKITLVHWFRKGLRVHDNPALALVFSKAVSQPTKYCVRPIFILDTALLEWLRVGANRWRFLQQTLADLDTNLRKLNTQLYVVRGTPATVFQRIFKEWRVSLLTFESDIEPYALKRDAEIQRLAKAARVKVDAFCSHTIYNPDLVIQRNGGNAPLTYQKFLSVIEKINVPLPVANPERLSDEQKPPKDTMEQENTNCYAYPTLDELVKRPEELGENKFVGGETEGLRRLDASLSNESWVAAFEKPNTAPNSLEPSTTVLSPYLKFGCLSSRLFHQRLMSILKRQTKHSKPPVSLLGQLLWREFYYTAAASEPNFDRMLGNKFCMQIPWETNEVHLSAWTNGRTGYPFIDAIMRQLRQEGWIHHLARHAVACFLTRGDLWISWEEGQKVFEELLLDQDWALNAGNWMWLSASAFFYQYFRVYSPVAFGKKTDPTGAYIRKYVPELAKYPAGCIYEPWKATLSAQREYGCVLGEDYPHRIVIHETVYKENIKRMTAAYKINREVKEGKSPCDESGKDKRRKVGSSTQLTKKLRT; via the exons ATGGAGTCAAAAATTACGTTGGTGCATTGGTTTCGCAAAGGACTACGTGTACATGATAACCCAGCATTAGCTCTGGTTTTCTCCAAAGCAGTAAGCCAACCCACAAAATATTGCGTGCGACCGATTTTTATACTCGATACTGCGTTGTTGGAATGGTTGCGCGTTGGCGCGAACCGTTGGCGTTTTCTGCAACAAACACTAGCAGACTTGGACACAAATTTACGGAAATTAAATACGCAATTATATGTGGTGCGCGGTACACCAGCTACAGTTTTTCAACGCATCTTTAAGGAGTGGCGTGTGAGTTTACTAACCTTTGAAAGTGATATTGAGCCATATGCATTGAAGCGTGATGCAGAGATTCAACGTTTGGCTAAGGCAGCTAGAGTAAAAGTGGATGCATTTTGCTCGCATACCATATATAATCCAGATTTAGTAATTCAAAGAAATGGTGGCAATGCGCCACTAACGTATCAGAAATTTTTAAgcgttatcgaaaaaataaatgtgcCATTGCCGGTGGCGAACCCCGAGAGATTGTCAGATGAACAAAAGCCCCCCAAGGATACAATGGAGCAAGAAAACACGAATTGCTATGCATATCCGACATTAGACGAACTTGTGAAGCGGCCCGAGGAATTAGGAGAAAACAAATTTGTTGGCG GCGAGACGGAAGGTTTACGCCGTTTGGATGCTTCGTTGAGCAACGAATCATGGGTTGCTGCTTTTGAGAAACCAAATACTGCACCGAATTCGCTTGAACCCAGCACAACTGTGCTTAGTCCCTACCTGAAGTTTGGTTGCCTCAGCTCACGCTTGTTTCATCAGCGTTTAATGTCGATACTTAAGCGCCAAACCAAACATTCCAAACCACCCGTATCATTGTTAGGACAATTGCTCTGGCGTGAATTTTACTACACAGCCGCAGCGTCTGAGCCAAATTTTGATCGTATGTTGGGTAATAAATTCTGCATGCAAATACCATGGGAAACCAACGAAGTACATTTATCAGCTTGGACGAATGGGCGTACGGGTTATCCATTTATAGACGCCATAATGCGTCAATTGCGTCAGGAGGGTTGGATCCATCATTTAGCGCGCCACGCTGTTGCATGCTTTCTAACACGTGGTGATTTATGGATCTCTTGGGAGGAGGGCCAAAAAGTATTCGAAGAATTACTGCTCGATCAGGATTGGGCATTGAATGCCGGCAATTGGATGTGGCTCTCAGCCTCAGCATTCTTTTATCAATACTTTCGTGTCTACAGTCCGGTTGCTTTCGGCAAGAAAACCGATCCAACTGGCGCTTacataagaaaatatgtacCTGAACTTGCCAAGTACCCAGCAGGGTGTATTTATGAACCTTGGAAGGCAACTTTGAGCGCACAACGCGAATATGGCTGTGTGCTGGGCGAAGATTATCCACATCGTATAGTTATTCACGAAACTGTGTACAAGGAGAATATAAAACGCATGACAGCGGCTTACAAAATAAATCGTGAAGTGAAAGAGGGCAAAAGTCCATGCGATGAAAGTGGAAAGGACAAACGTAGAAAGGTAGGAAGTAGCACACAGTTGACAAAGAAGCTACGTACCTAA
- the LOC105230770 gene encoding cryptochrome-2 isoform X2, with product MESKITLVHWFRKGLRVHDNPALALVFSKAVSQPTKYCVRPIFILDTALLEWLRVGANRWRFLQQTLADLDTNLRKLNTQLYVVRGTPATVFQRIFKEWRVSLLTFESDIEPYALKRDAEIQRLAKAARVKVDAFCSHTIYNPDLVIQRNGGNAPLTYQKFLSVIEKINVPLPVANPERLSDEQKPPKDTMEQENTNCYAYPTLDELVKRPEELGENKFVGGETEGLRRLDASLSNESWVAAFEKPNTAPNSLEPSTTVLSPYLKFGCLSSRLFHQRLMSILKRQTKHSKPPVSLLGQLLWREFYYTAAASEPNFDRMLGNKFCMQIPWETNEVHLSAWTNGRTGYPFIDAIMRQLRQEGWIHHLARHAVACFLTRGDLWISWEEGQKVFEELLLDQDWALNAGNWMWLSASAFFYQYFRVYSPVAFGKKTDPTGAYIRKYVPELAKYPAGCIYEPWKATLSAQREYGCVLGEDYPHRIVIHETVYKENIKRMTAAYKINREVKEGKSPCDESGKDKRRKNYCDFGS from the exons ATGGAGTCAAAAATTACGTTGGTGCATTGGTTTCGCAAAGGACTACGTGTACATGATAACCCAGCATTAGCTCTGGTTTTCTCCAAAGCAGTAAGCCAACCCACAAAATATTGCGTGCGACCGATTTTTATACTCGATACTGCGTTGTTGGAATGGTTGCGCGTTGGCGCGAACCGTTGGCGTTTTCTGCAACAAACACTAGCAGACTTGGACACAAATTTACGGAAATTAAATACGCAATTATATGTGGTGCGCGGTACACCAGCTACAGTTTTTCAACGCATCTTTAAGGAGTGGCGTGTGAGTTTACTAACCTTTGAAAGTGATATTGAGCCATATGCATTGAAGCGTGATGCAGAGATTCAACGTTTGGCTAAGGCAGCTAGAGTAAAAGTGGATGCATTTTGCTCGCATACCATATATAATCCAGATTTAGTAATTCAAAGAAATGGTGGCAATGCGCCACTAACGTATCAGAAATTTTTAAgcgttatcgaaaaaataaatgtgcCATTGCCGGTGGCGAACCCCGAGAGATTGTCAGATGAACAAAAGCCCCCCAAGGATACAATGGAGCAAGAAAACACGAATTGCTATGCATATCCGACATTAGACGAACTTGTGAAGCGGCCCGAGGAATTAGGAGAAAACAAATTTGTTGGCG GCGAGACGGAAGGTTTACGCCGTTTGGATGCTTCGTTGAGCAACGAATCATGGGTTGCTGCTTTTGAGAAACCAAATACTGCACCGAATTCGCTTGAACCCAGCACAACTGTGCTTAGTCCCTACCTGAAGTTTGGTTGCCTCAGCTCACGCTTGTTTCATCAGCGTTTAATGTCGATACTTAAGCGCCAAACCAAACATTCCAAACCACCCGTATCATTGTTAGGACAATTGCTCTGGCGTGAATTTTACTACACAGCCGCAGCGTCTGAGCCAAATTTTGATCGTATGTTGGGTAATAAATTCTGCATGCAAATACCATGGGAAACCAACGAAGTACATTTATCAGCTTGGACGAATGGGCGTACGGGTTATCCATTTATAGACGCCATAATGCGTCAATTGCGTCAGGAGGGTTGGATCCATCATTTAGCGCGCCACGCTGTTGCATGCTTTCTAACACGTGGTGATTTATGGATCTCTTGGGAGGAGGGCCAAAAAGTATTCGAAGAATTACTGCTCGATCAGGATTGGGCATTGAATGCCGGCAATTGGATGTGGCTCTCAGCCTCAGCATTCTTTTATCAATACTTTCGTGTCTACAGTCCGGTTGCTTTCGGCAAGAAAACCGATCCAACTGGCGCTTacataagaaaatatgtacCTGAACTTGCCAAGTACCCAGCAGGGTGTATTTATGAACCTTGGAAGGCAACTTTGAGCGCACAACGCGAATATGGCTGTGTGCTGGGCGAAGATTATCCACATCGTATAGTTATTCACGAAACTGTGTACAAGGAGAATATAAAACGCATGACAGCGGCTTACAAAATAAATCGTGAAGTGAAAGAGGGCAAAAGTCCATGCGATGAAAGTGGAAAGGACAAACGTAGAAAG